A genomic window from Pyxidicoccus trucidator includes:
- a CDS encoding sigma-54-dependent transcriptional regulator: MTDANTPPFRGRILVVDDQRNMRATTALLLRAEHYTVFEAATGEEALAQLAGGSIDLLLTDLKMEPMDGLTLLRRALEVAPRLQIIMMTAFGSIESAVEAMRLGAYDYVTKPFKESELRYRVERALERARLLRDVDNLATDFNQRHGLSALVGRSPAMRDLTTRLMRVAQSDATVLIQGESGTGKELVARALHAHSRRKVRSFVPVNCAAISESLLESELFGHAKGAFTGAVKARRGLFEEADGGTLFIDEVTETSPTFQSKLLRALQEGEVRRVGESTALRVDVRTVAATNRDIEVEVREKRFRQDLYYRLNVVALRVPPLRERLEDVPSLAEHFLERANARSPKPKRLSASAVSHLMGYNFPGNVRELENLVEQAAALSEGDELLPEDFPLRQGRLTPSHGTPSVGFMDGQGGVSRPAGTGPTLAQVVEEAERHAITQALERHGVDLARVADELGVSSTTLWRKMKRLNLRPPSELARE, encoded by the coding sequence ATGACCGACGCGAACACCCCGCCCTTCCGTGGACGCATCCTCGTCGTGGACGACCAGCGCAACATGCGCGCCACGACGGCGCTGCTCCTGCGCGCGGAGCACTACACCGTCTTCGAGGCGGCCACCGGCGAGGAGGCCCTGGCCCAGCTGGCCGGCGGCAGCATCGACCTGCTGCTGACGGACTTGAAGATGGAGCCCATGGACGGGCTCACGCTGCTCCGGCGCGCGCTGGAGGTGGCCCCCCGCCTCCAAATCATCATGATGACGGCCTTCGGCTCCATCGAGAGCGCGGTGGAGGCCATGCGCCTGGGCGCCTACGACTACGTCACCAAGCCCTTCAAGGAGAGCGAGCTGCGCTACCGCGTGGAGCGCGCCCTGGAGCGGGCCCGCCTGCTGCGGGACGTGGACAACCTCGCCACCGACTTCAACCAGCGCCACGGCCTGTCCGCGCTGGTGGGCCGCAGCCCCGCCATGCGGGACCTCACCACGCGCCTGATGCGCGTGGCCCAGAGCGACGCCACCGTCCTCATCCAGGGCGAGAGCGGCACCGGCAAGGAGCTGGTGGCCCGCGCGCTCCACGCTCACAGCCGCCGCAAGGTGCGCTCCTTCGTCCCCGTCAACTGCGCCGCCATCAGCGAGTCGCTGCTGGAGAGCGAGCTGTTCGGCCACGCCAAGGGCGCCTTCACCGGCGCGGTGAAGGCCCGCCGGGGCCTCTTCGAGGAAGCGGACGGCGGCACCCTCTTCATCGACGAGGTGACGGAGACCAGCCCCACCTTCCAGTCCAAGCTGCTGCGCGCGCTGCAGGAGGGCGAGGTGCGCCGGGTGGGCGAGTCCACCGCCCTGCGCGTGGACGTGCGCACCGTCGCCGCCACCAACCGCGACATCGAGGTGGAGGTGCGCGAGAAGCGCTTCCGCCAGGACCTCTACTACCGCCTCAACGTGGTGGCGCTGCGCGTGCCGCCGCTGCGTGAGCGCCTGGAGGACGTGCCCTCGCTGGCCGAGCACTTCCTGGAGCGCGCCAACGCGCGCAGCCCCAAGCCCAAGCGCCTGTCCGCCTCCGCCGTGTCCCACCTGATGGGCTACAACTTCCCCGGCAACGTGCGTGAGCTGGAGAACCTGGTGGAGCAGGCCGCCGCACTCTCCGAGGGCGATGAGCTGCTGCCCGAGGACTTCCCCCTGCGCCAGGGCCGGCTCACCCCGTCCCATGGCACGCCCAGCGTCGGCTTCATGGACGGACAGGGCGGCGTCAGCCGCCCCGCCGGCACCGGGCCCACGCTGGCCCAGGTGGTGGAGGAGGCCGAGCGCCACGCCATCACCCAGGCCCTGGAGCGGCACGGCGTGGACCTCGCTCGCGTCGCGGACGAGCTGGGCGTCTCGTCCACCACCCTCTGGCGGAAGATGAAGCGCCTCAACCTCCGCCCGCCCAGTGAGCTGGCTCGCGAGTAG